A window of Cellulomonas wangleii genomic DNA:
CGCCCCGGGTCGACCCCTGGGACGCGCCGCCGCCGCCCGCGCAGTGGCCCGCACCGGCGCGTGCGCTGTGGCGCTCGATGAACGAGCTGTACGAGGTGGCGGCCGGGCTGAGCGCCACGCTCCGCACGGTCGTGGAGCCCGCGACGGGGACAGACCGGGCCGCGGCACCGGACGCCCCGGTCCCGGCCGGGCGTGGCGCCCCTGACCGGGGGTCGGCGGACGCCGACGCCGACGCGGACGCGGACGCGGACGCGCTGGAGGAGCTCGACTGGAACGGTGCGGACCCGCAGGCGACCGGCCTGCACCTGTCGTCGGTGACCCGCCGCTCGGCTCAGGCCGGCATCGCGGTGGGCGCCGCGCTCGTCATCGCCGAGCTCCTGTCCTCCTCCCACCAGTACTGGGCGACCCTCGCGGCCTACCAGGTGCTCGGCGGCACCGACGGGGAGACGCGCCTCAAAGGGCTGCAGCGCGTCGGTGGCACCGTCGTGGGCGCGGTGATCGGGTTCGGCGTGGCCATCTGGTCGGGCCACGAGCCGTGGGTGCTGGTCCCGCTGCTGGCCGTCGCCGTCTTCGCCGCGACCTACTACAACCGGGTCTCCCCGGCGGCGTCGGTCCTGTGGCGCACGATGCTGTTCGCGGTCGTCTACGAGTTCCTCGGCCGGCTCACGCCCGTCGCGCTGGAGCTGCGCGTGCTCGAGACGCTGCTGGGTGCGGCGGCCGCCGTGGTGGTCGCCTGGCTCGTCCTGCCGACCCGGACCGCAGCCGTCCTCGACAAGGACACGACACAGCTCGTGCGGGACCTCGCGGCGCTCGTGACGACGGCCGTCGGGCACCTGGAGTCCGGCAGGTCGGTGTCGACGAAGGCGATGCGCGAGCGGGTGCTCGTCGCCGAGCGCGAGGCGCGGGGCGTCTCCGCCACCGCCGCCCCGCTGCGGCGGGCGGCGGGCGCGTCCGCCGCAGCGGGTGTCGAGGCGCGGCTGACCGCGTTGTGGGCGCTCACCTACGACACCCGCTACCTGGTGCGGAACGTCGAGGCGGCGATCCGCGCGGGCTCGACCCGCGAGGCGCGTGACTGGGCCGCGGTGCGCACGACGCTGCAGGTCAACTTCACGGCGCTGCTCGACGTCCTCACCGGCCGCCTGCCGACCGAGGTGCGGCCCGACCTGCCGGAGACCGGGGTCGCGGACGCTCCCGCGGGCAGCCCTCTCGAGGGCATCGGGCGCCGTCTCGAGCGCATCAACGACACGCTCGTCCTGCTGGTGCAGACCGCCTCGCCCGGGGTGGTCGACCGGCAGGAGGACGACGGACGCGTGGACGCCTGAGCAGGCGGTCCCCGACGCACCGCCGGCGGCCCCCGCGCGGCGGGGACGGCCGGGTGGTCGCCTGACAGGCAGGACGGCCGTGCAGCGCGGTCCGTGGACCGCGGCGCACGGCCGTCCCGAGGGCCAGGCGTCAGACGTCCTCCTGGAACGCCTCGCGCAGCTTGGCCTCCTCCTCGGAGGACAGGTTCGTCGCGAGCAGCTCGCCGTGGATGCCCTGCTCCCGCAGCGAGGCGACGATCCGGTCGGGGACCTCGCCGGAGGTGAGCAGGAAGAGCGCGGACGTGCCCGGCGTGACCTTCTCGCGCACCTGCTTGATGAAGTTGTCGTCGATGCCCACGTCCGTCAGGGCCCCGCCGATGGCGCCCGCGGCCGCCCCCACGATCACCCCGACCAGGGGGATGAAGAACAGCAGGCCGAACAGCAGGCCCCAGAACGTGCCGCCGAGGGCGCCGACCGCCGCGAGGTTGTGCGACTGGCGCGTCTTCGGCTTCTTCTTGTCCGGCTCCCACGACACCGTGGCGGCGTCCTGCACGTCGATGAGGTGCTGCGTCTGCAGGGCGAGGACCGCGTCCTCCGCCTGCGCCGCCCCCTCCGGGGTCTCGAACTTCCACACGCTCAGAGTGGCCACCGTCGTCTCCTCGTCCGGGCCGGTCCGTCGCCCCGCCCGGCGTCACGCCGGGCAGGCCGGGGCCCGACCCCAGGGTCGCCGTCGGGTCGGCGCCGCGCCTCATCCGGCACGGGTGATCGTCGTGCCGCGCCGGCGCGGTCGCCCCGCGCGCCCTCACACGGCGACCGACCCCGGTGTGCGCGGACGGTTCCGGAGGGGTAACGCACGGGCGTGCTCGGCGGAAACACGCCGGCCCTAGCGTCGTCGGCAGGCGCGGCGCCCGGCCCGCCCGTGACGACCGCCCCGGTCCCAGCCCCTGGAGGGTCCCATGGACGCACAGCGCCACCTCGTGGTCGTCGGCGGCGGCATGGTCGCCCAGCGTCTCGTCGAGGCCCTGCGTGACCGTGACGCCGACGGTGTCTGGCGGGTCACGGTCCTCGCCGAGGAGCCACGGCGGCCGTACGACCGCGTCGCGCTCACGAGCTTCTTCTCGGGCAGGGCCCCCGAGGACCTGGCGCTGGGTGACGCGACGCTGTGGGACGACCCGCTCGTCACGCTCGTGCGGGGGGACGCCGTGACCGCGGTGGACCGCGCCACGCGGACCGTCACGGCCGCGTCGGGACGCACGCACCGCTACGACCACCTCGTCCTGGCCACCGGCTCGTCCGCGTGGGTCCCGCCCATGGAGGGCGCCGACCTCGACGGCGTCTTCGTGTACCGGACGCTCGACGACGTCGCGGCCCTGCGCGGCCACGTCACCGCGCTCGCCGCGGAGCGCACCGTGCGGGGCGTCGTGCTGGGCGGCGGGCTGCTCGGGCTGGAGGCCGCCGGCGCGCTCGACGCGCTGGGCGCCCGCGCCACGGTCCTGCAGGTCGACACGCACCTGATGTCGGCCCAGGTCGACCTCGGCGGCGGCGAGGCGCTGCGGCGCCTGGTCAACCGGCTGGGCATCGGGGTCCGCACACAGTCGCGCACGACCCGGCTGCTGCCGCACCGCAGCGGCGGCGTGGGGCGCGTCGAGCTCGCCGACGGCACGCGCCTGGACGCCGACGTGGTCGTCGTCGCCGCCGGCGTGCGTCCCCGCGACGAGCTCGCCCGCGACGCGGGCCTGCCGATCGGCCCGCGCGGCGGCGTCGTCGTCGACGACACGTGCCTGACCGACGACCCGGACGTGTCCGCGGTCGGTGAGGTCGCGTGCATCCACGGTGCCTGCGTCGGTCTGGTCGCGCCCGGCTACACGATGGCCGAGGTGACGGTGGACCGCCTGCTCGGCGGCGCCGCCGTCTACCCGGGGGCCGACACGGCCACCAAGCTCAAGCTCGCGGGCGTCGACGTCGCCAGCTTCGGGGACGCGTTCGCCCGCACCCCCGGTGCGCTCGAGGTCGTCTGGGCCGACCCGGTGGGCGGTGTGTACAAGAAGCTCGTCCTGTCCGACGACGCCCGCACCCTGCTCGGCGGCGTGCTGGTCGGTGACGCCACGGCGTACGCGAGCCTGCGGCCCATGGTGGGACGTGAGCTGCCCGGCGACCCGGCCGCGTTCCTGCTCCCGGAGGGCGGGACCGGTGCACCGGACCTCGAGCTGCCCGACGACGCGGGGGTCTGCTCGTGCAACAACGTGTCGGCCGGTGCGGTCCGGCACGCCGTGGCCGAGCAGGGCTGCCACGACCTCGGCGCCGTCAAGGCGTGCACCCGCGCCGGG
This region includes:
- a CDS encoding DUF1269 domain-containing protein, with translation MATLSVWKFETPEGAAQAEDAVLALQTQHLIDVQDAATVSWEPDKKKPKTRQSHNLAAVGALGGTFWGLLFGLLFFIPLVGVIVGAAAGAIGGALTDVGIDDNFIKQVREKVTPGTSALFLLTSGEVPDRIVASLREQGIHGELLATNLSSEEEAKLREAFQEDV
- the nirB gene encoding nitrite reductase large subunit NirB; the protein is MDAQRHLVVVGGGMVAQRLVEALRDRDADGVWRVTVLAEEPRRPYDRVALTSFFSGRAPEDLALGDATLWDDPLVTLVRGDAVTAVDRATRTVTAASGRTHRYDHLVLATGSSAWVPPMEGADLDGVFVYRTLDDVAALRGHVTALAAERTVRGVVLGGGLLGLEAAGALDALGARATVLQVDTHLMSAQVDLGGGEALRRLVNRLGIGVRTQSRTTRLLPHRSGGVGRVELADGTRLDADVVVVAAGVRPRDELARDAGLPIGPRGGVVVDDTCLTDDPDVSAVGEVACIHGACVGLVAPGYTMAEVTVDRLLGGAAVYPGADTATKLKLAGVDVASFGDAFARTPGALEVVWADPVGGVYKKLVLSDDARTLLGGVLVGDATAYASLRPMVGRELPGDPAAFLLPEGGTGAPDLELPDDAGVCSCNNVSAGAVRHAVAEQGCHDLGAVKACTRAGTSCGSCLPLVKKLMTTELAKLGVTVSSALCEHFALSRAQLYDAVRVAGLRTFTEVLERFGSHGRGCDICRPVVASILATTAPAHVLDGERAALQDTNDHVMANLQKDGSYSVVPRMAGGEVTPEGLIAVGEIARDFGLYTKITGGQRIDMFGARIDQLPLIWRRLVDAGFESGHAYGKSLRTVKSCVGSTWCRFGVQDSVALAVMLELRYRGLRSPHKIKLGVSGCARECAEARGKDVGVIATDNGWNLYVGGNGGFTPRHARLLAEDLDTDTLVRTIDRFLLYYVRTADRLQRTAPWIEEVEGGLDGVRAVVLDDSLGLCADLDEQMARHVADYEDEWRATLDDPEKLRRFASFVNAPDVADPSLAYVPTRGQVRPATHDERAVLVAGTTLEVRS